The Pseudomonas sp. IB20 region CTTTCGGCGGGAGAATGCTCATGTCGCGTTACCTTTTTTTAGTGCTTGGCTTGGCGGTTTTTGCAGCCAATGCGGGTGAGCAATCGCCGCCCAAAACCACTGCCCAAGACCCACACGATCTTGCCTACAGCCTGGGGGCGAGCCTCGGCGAACGCTTGCGCCAGGAAGTCCCCGACCTGCAGATCCAGGCCCTCGTCGACGGCCTCAAGCAAGCCTACCAAGGCAAACCACTGGCGCTGGACAACGCACGCATCGAGCAGATCCTGGCCCAGCACGAAGCACAAAGCGCAGCCGACGCCGAGGTGCCAAGCAGCGAAAAAGCACTCGCCGCTGAGCAGCAATTTTTAGCCAAGGAAAAAACCGCAAGCGGCGTACGCGAATTGGCAGATGGCATCCTGCTTACGGAACTCACACCCGGCAACGGCAGCAAACCGTTGGCCAGTGATGAGGTACAAGTGAAATACGTGGGTCGGTTACCCGATGGGACCGTCTTCGATAAGAGCACGCAGCCGCAGTGGTTTCGCCTGGACAGCGTGATCAGCGGCTGGAGCAGCGCCCTGCAACAAATGCCGGTAGGTGCGAAATGGCGCCTGGTGATTCCATCGGCGCAAGCCTATGGCGCCGACGGTGCAGGTGAGTTGATACCCGCGTATACGCCGCTGGTGTTCGAGATCGAATTGCTCGGTACCCGCCACTGACCCAATAAAAAACGGTGCGCCATGCGCACCGTTTTTTTTCTCGCCGCGAAGGGTCAGGCCTGGGTGGCCGCCTCTTCCTTGTGGGCGTTGTGCAGCACTTCGATCAGGCAGTCTTCCAGTTCGAAACGCTCATGTAGCAACCCACCGAGCTCTTTGAATTTTTCCGCAACACATTTGCCGGCATCACACAGGTCGGTGAACGCCAGCAGCTTTTCCGTGATGACATCAATGCGTGGGTAAAGGGTCTCGGCCAATTCCAGACCGCGCTGATCATCAAAGGCTTCCGCCTCTTTGGTCAGTTGCTCGTAGACC contains the following coding sequences:
- a CDS encoding FKBP-type peptidyl-prolyl cis-trans isomerase; its protein translation is MSRYLFLVLGLAVFAANAGEQSPPKTTAQDPHDLAYSLGASLGERLRQEVPDLQIQALVDGLKQAYQGKPLALDNARIEQILAQHEAQSAADAEVPSSEKALAAEQQFLAKEKTASGVRELADGILLTELTPGNGSKPLASDEVQVKYVGRLPDGTVFDKSTQPQWFRLDSVISGWSSALQQMPVGAKWRLVIPSAQAYGADGAGELIPAYTPLVFEIELLGTRH
- the rsd gene encoding sigma D regulator translates to MLESCQNAQERWGGVHKLIDSWLKARHELVRAFDALGAKPEALAENREPLQDFCGVLVDYVSAGHFGVYEQLTKEAEAFDDQRGLELAETLYPRIDVITEKLLAFTDLCDAGKCVAEKFKELGGLLHERFELEDCLIEVLHNAHKEEAATQA